DNA from Prunus persica cultivar Lovell chromosome G6, Prunus_persica_NCBIv2, whole genome shotgun sequence:
GCCGCGGCTCTTCAACGATCACAACGCGAAGCAGAAGCAATGGGAAATCGTTATGCAGAGAAGAAACTAACCGGAAGTCTCCACCCACTGCTTTGATTGGATATCAGAGAGCGGTTCCATATGCGTCAAGGGGGAGTTTGGAAAAGGTTTAGCATTTAAAATCTTAGTTAATAGTCAATATCATTCATGATTAATATTAACGAAAGTgagattaattaaataattggttctcctttattattattatttattttgaaagcaGATGACAGAGAAGGTAAAGAATCTGCTGTGTAGAGCTCAAGGAAATCAGCCTCTTAACACCATACTGAAGCATTCTCATTCCCTACTCCGGTGACAAAGCAAAGGACGTCCATTTTTCATGCAGCTGAGCAGATGATCTCTTCTCCCTCCTATCCTATTGAGAAACCATGACAGAGAGAGAACACAAATTTACAACTGCCTGCAGTGAAAATCAGAGAGAGGAGATTAAAGCAAAGCAAACAATAGCAACAACTTGAACTAGTTATTATCCTTCGACTAATtgattcaatatatatttattatttatctgcattcttttgttatttctttGTCTATACTCtattcattaataaacatCCTTCCTAACATCTCTTGGATCATGTGGTTGTCACTACACATTGACTAACTAagcaattgaatttgaatctaATTTTCAACCCGACTTATTGATGTCAAAAGTTGGTCGTAGTTAGTTTTGTTGACCCAATTCACTATTAGAGAATTATCTctaaaccattaaaaaaaaaaaagtacaaatgCTAATTAACTTAGATTTCCAGCAGTTCAATAGATTAGAGAATTAGCTCATCAAAATATCTCGGTTCAATTAACCAATCACCAATTAACACTCTAAGACCCTCAATTAACTCAAACACCCGTCAAATCACAAGAATCGAAACCTAATTAGTTCAAGAGCTCAAGACAATTCAGAACGTGAAGAAAGCCCACATACTTTAGGGCTCGTTTGATAACAATTTCagcttttagtttttatttttaagaaattgaacacaaaaaacttgtttggtaaacaattttaattttcaaaaaaattgaaaattgaaaaacttaaAAGTTGTTTGGTAATaacttttttcagtttttagttttatgtggaatttggaaatggaatcttttggggtcaaattatgaatttgataTTATAGAATGAAGTGCATGTTACAAAGAGTTTGTAgtattttttggtgaattttttgGAGTTcgaatgtttttgtttttgggtgaaGTTTGGATATGGAGGTCCCGAGGCTTGGACTGGGTCCGTTGTTGAACACAAAAGTCGAGCGGTCGGGTCCAAGTCGGGAGGTTCCAAATACTGAGTTTTGGTAACTGGAGTGCATTGCACGTGTGGTGATGTAAAATTGGTGATTGAAAAAGGAGcgcaagaaaaatgaaaacaaaaacaatttcaaggttttatttatttatttattattttttaaagaagaataaaCCAAAACGGCACATAAAGATTGGCATGAATATAGtagcctcattaaaaccttcaTAGGAAAGCCATTTGGGACAAACCCTATAGtaggaaagagtaccacaTATGTCAAGAATTAACAAGAGAGTCCAATCCATACCACAAAAGAGCGTTACAagaacaggaaaaaaaaaaccaactaaATGCCAACACAGTAGACCCATAAAGAGAACAACATCCCAACTGTCAAAAGAAACCTTCTATGACAAAAACTCATAGTCCCTTGACCATCCATGAACTGCAAAAACACACCAAGGAAAGAAATCCAAGAGAGCACACAGAGGAAGAGCACAAAACAATAACAAGAGAGGCCCTTGAAAAGCATCCAACTCAACTCATAACTTGGCAAAGAAAATCCTAtgaccaaacataggtcttcgGGCGGCTAAGAGTAAAGACGAGGTGCAAATGAGCAACAAAACAATGGAAAAGGACAACAAAATGGACGCTAAAATCAAAGATAAAACCCCTCAAAAGGCACACCACCACAAGAACAAAACATCAGCCACTAGGTATCAAAACTTTGCCGAAGAGAGACCCAATCCAACGTCACTACTATCACTACCATTGAGACAGAGACAATACCAGCCACCTAGAACACTGCCAAAATAATTGAACAGAACAAACACATAAACAAACCTAGATCCAAACAGATTGAGGCTAAAAGCCTAAAATCCAAGTAGATCTGATGAGGAAAAGAGGAAGGGGAGGGAGGGGCCAATAAGAGCCCCTAGGAAAGTGGAAAGAGATGGAGGgagtgtaacaccccgaccccaaatttaatcccttattttaattatttaataatttaaggaaaattacaaatttactcttgagataagggcattttggtcatattcttaaccggagagagtttggggcaggAACTAGTATTTTtagataggtcgtactgagacgagttaatagacacatagtgggctcgaatcggagttgtaacgagagagatatagtcaaaagaagcccagtggcacaatcgtaaatattttgaaatgggattttttataaaagtcagattttctctctctctctctctccctccctgcGCGCAGAACAGCCCCCCCTGTTACTGTTCACAGCGGCGGTTTTTGGGCCACCACCGCCGCATCCGGTCACCGCTCGGGGTGGCACCGGTCCCAAAAGAACCGTGCCATCTTCCTATTTCCATCCCGACCAATCTCAGCCACTGGAACCACCTGTGCTCGccggaaaatgcaaaaatccgACCGgttttaacccaaaatttaAGGAgctcgatctccctcctccggccaccgatttcgacgagcaaggtatggtttctcacctactttccatgctctagctgcctgttgggtaggattagatcgattcttagcgtagccaactcgattttcgaattgaaaatcggccgaacttcggccgccgtgatcggccacttccggtcaatttttggggtaggtccaagaacaaaagtggctccaaatagggtgttatacctagggtaggagtttggagccgtggttttgagattttccggcgaagcgttatcgctttgggcaccacatgctgccggcgcgtgggcactgtagaaaaagtggcAGTGTttctcgatgagatccttaggttgtcacgagtgcgtaggatttcgcggatctcaattcggacatcgtttgactatcgaacggacgatcgcatattgtgcgttatccggattcgataggttgggaccgttggatggtcccaaatttaatatatgttaatctaggtaattctaggatcatgtaggaattcacggattgtgaatcggagccccggatgttccgaataataattttaaagtttgtattttatattaattgtcagatcgtgcgatcgtgagcaatccgaccgtccgatctgaaccaaacttgcaggacaagtgtccaatacctggtagaacccatagggaccttcggatcggaaattggaggtcgtgggttccgcaagtccgtttgaccagggttagaatAATTTGACcattggttgaccgtgagtcttccggagtaatctcaccttttcAGGGGAGATTATCGagtgctagactattgtggagggttacacaatattagaattaatatttattattataattatgataagtttgtacaagggtacaacagagtctaaaatgtcagtttggagtgctatacgcacaaccttaggtacctccccggatgttGGATTTATTAcgagtaccaccaagtgaaagtgagGTCTCACGTGACTTAGGTTATCTGGCGTtaagacaggccccatacgtggcgttggttgtaccggcgtatggggagatattgtgatattgtgttgaggtcgcacgtggcgtaggttatccggcgtgtcgacagaccccatacgtggcgttggttgtaccggcgtatggggagatttgtgatatgatgttgaggtcccacgtggcgtaggttatccggcgttgggacatgccccatacgtggcgttggttgtaccggcgtatggggagatatgtgatatgatgtgcaggtctcgcgtggcgtaggttatccggcgttgagacagaccccatacgtggcgttggttgtaccggcgtatggggagatatgatgatagtatggcatggtcgcatgtggcgtaggttatccggcgtgttgacaggccccatacgtggctttggttgtaccggcgtatgaggagattatatgaaatacagagaaatgaattaaggtatcgcccaaaggtggaattgggttttatggaagaactacgtgtggcttgatccctcaaggagggtacgtaggcagcctaaggttattaggtgcagccgcagactaaatattagtcataatttagatttgaattgtttgccttgtttaaggcatgaattgtTTTGTTAGCATGTTTGGTAGTTTCTTTttagaattattggaaggccgaaggccgttttgtgtgaattgcatgaaattatattgtgcatgctgccaattgtggatattaaatgcatttttatgcaggttgaaattttgggaaatgtccaatttataggggagactgccgaaatttcggcaggaagtctcggtttttagtaagtgggcctggcatcggggtgatgtcaggaattccaaagggttcgtctcggattttgagaaaattcggggcgggtcctttcaggGAGGATGAGGGTGGACAAGAGATTGTCATAAGGACAGTCTATGTCTTTGAGGGCTAGGAGTCTCAAAGACAGTACAATGATGTGGGGCATCTTGCATTGCACATCGTCATGGGTACTGAGTTTGTATATGCATTCACTATGTCGTACGACTTAGTTGACATGCTAGACATTTGTGGATGCTAGAGACATCGTGGTGCACCTTGGCCGCACATGTTCTCTCGAAGGATTTGGCATTGTTTGACTTGTCCAATACATGTGTGGATGCTAATCGGATATTGACGTGTGTAAGGGACGATCACTTACAACACACGAAGATTATGTGCGATGTTCAGAATACATGTCATTATGTGGTCTATCTTGTGTGTCAATAGATTAACTAGACAGAGTGCTAGAAAGCACATGTGGTGTTGGACCCTTGAGTCTTGTTGGGGACACTAGCGTGCCACGAGTTGTTTGTGTTATCAAAATtatagttttcctttttcgtaaagccaaatacaaaacctttatattataaataacatataaacaaattggaaagctttTAAGGTACAatgaaactaaagaaaaacaaattgataggtaagtaaaagcaaaataaattataagtaagaaggtgagcTTGGTACGGTGAAGCACGTTAAAAACGttgtcctaaagcctttgtagtcTCTCTATTTGCAAGTACTGACGatctacaagactccaagatacgacccATAATACATAAGCTCAAGATCtgctatgagcacgttcacaATGTTTGGAGGTTTATCAGCAAGCAAGGATCCAAATAGGGTAACCCCGTTGCTAAAATCATGTAGACCTAGAGAATCCCCCATTTGGATATCAAGTTGGTCCGcagttgaaaattttctctccATCACAGGGAGAGACCTAAAGATATCTATGAGAGTAGGAAAGAGAATAGACGAAAATCCAGAGATTGGATGGTTATGAGTGAAgggaaaaaggagaagaaaaaacggTGAAAAAGGGTAAGGACAGAAAATTGGGTAATAACAAGCTTTTGAAGCTAGACTAAGatagttttggttttttttttttctttatgggCTAAAACGAAAGAGAGGATTTTGGTGAGCAGGGCATAAGTAGTAAACGATAAGGAAAAAGGTTAAAGATGGATAGAAAAAGGATGTGCAATACTACCAAGGTATGGAGACTCTCATGAGAAGAGAGATGCTctcaagaagagagagaaaaaggataATAAATGGTTTAACAAtgcttttttttccccttcttcGCTATTCTTCAAAACATCgaattcctctctctctctctctctctctctctcacgacccataaatgaaaattcaattgaGCAAAGTTGGCAAGAAATTCATGCATTAGCAGCTTTAATTGTTCAATTGCATCACTTGAAAATCTCAAAGCAATGAGGGTGTCCAGTTATTTTAGTTTACACttatggcatgtttactaatccgtaATTGGATTAGGAGGAATTGAACTGAGAATgagttggattgaggagaattagatttcggattcctattgaagttgtttactaaactatATGGATTGAGGGGAGTTAGATTCTGAATtcatattgaagttgtttactaaaccatatagAATTTGGGTATGAGTGGTACTAATTACTCAAACATCCTGGTTGTTAAGTTAAAGTAGAtggtaaatttgaaaatttaaatattgtgTAAGGATATAATtggtaaaaaagatgaattcctaATAAGTTAGTTATCTAGAAATTAGAATACTACTTCTCacccaagaattgaattcctgtaaaattaggaattcattcctaattttgtgtgagccccacttacttttcaattatttgatATGAAGTAAACGTAGGAATCCTCTGTAtatggaattcaattcctgatgAGAATTCCAATTCCGGATTAATAAACACACTATCAAGTCTTATGTCGACCGATTCCGACTTATATTTAAAAACCTAAATATTACAACCCCTGCCACCATAGCCCAAgtccaatttttaatttaaaaaaagcccaaaacccCAGgcgtaaaaaaataaaaaaaaaagcccataGTGGTTGCGgaaatgtttttgtttaacttttaaaattttcgaTTTGTTTTCCGCTTTTCATTGATGTATTTTTCTCGATTAGGGATTAGGGCTTAAGATTTGGAAGACGAACATgggcaagagagagagggaaaaggCCAAATTTGATTGGGACGAAGTAAGCGAAGAAGAACGAAATTTAGCCGAGAAAAACCCTTCGAAATCTGTTGCTGAAAGGAACAGTAGCGATGACGATGAGGCCAATGAAGATCTCAGCCTCAAGATCGTCGAGAAAGCTATGTTAATGCGTGCGGCCAAGTTGGCTCCGgacaacgacgtcgttttgggcgAGCCAAGCGGTTTGGTTGAACTCCCTTCTTCGACTTCTTTGCAGGAAGCTGAAGTTGCATCTGCAGATTTGGAGACTAAGACGGTACGTAAAagggagaggaagaagaggattAAGAAGACGAAGATTGAAGAAGCTGTAAGTGGTTTTCGTCTTTTACTCTATTTGTTTCTAGAGAAAATTGATTGAAGGAAAATTATGGAAATTAATTCAATCCGTGTAAAATTTAATTCGTGTTTGCTAGAAATTTAGTTAAGTGTAGTTAGAGAAGTATAAGTGGTCAGTGAgccaatttctttttcaaaaaaataaatttttgtatCACTTTTTATTTGTGGTCGTTACACATAATGGGATTGAATTGGAGAATTTGATCTGAAACCGGACCATATGATGTCAAAATTGAATTTCCTGATTAGACTGTTTATGTAGATGTCTGTAGGAAGAAATGTCAGTCTGATTTTCTGGCTTTTCTTTGTTGTAGAAGAGGATGAAAGAGCTGTTAAGCTTGTTTCTTATGTATGACTGTTTTGCATCCCATTATTGGTTTAGGTGGTTGCTAACGAGGAAGAGAAGGTAGAGACAGCTAATGCTGTAGATTTGGCTGACGCGGAGCAACTGAATAATGTTGAGATTAGCGACAATGTTGTGCTGCGGAAACTACTTGTGAGTTCAAATATTTGCTTTGAAATGCcctattgaaaatgaaaatcctTATGAAGACCTTAGCTTGGTACCTATCTTATTTCTGTTCTATCAGCGGGGACCAAGGTATTTTGATCCTCCAAATAGTAGCTGGGGAACATGCTTTAACTGTGGCGAAGAAGGTCATGCAGCAGTGAATTGCACCATAGCTAAGAGAAAGAAACCATGCTTTGTTTGTGGCAGTTTGGAACACCATGCCAGAGACTGCAGAAAGGGTTAGTTACTTTCTGAACAAAATTGTCAAATAATATGGAGTAATGAATTGAATTTAAGCGTCTTCTCTAGGTCGAAGTTACtgcacatttatttttttttttttttttgggggggggggggggggggggggggcggCGGcgttgtggtggtagtggggCTTTACGCCAAAGGTTTTATGTTGACTTGAATGAGTTGAGttggatttcttttttctatgatgtatcttctttttattttttattttttataaaggaTTGAGGTTCAGACAAAAtgtttacaattttcttttggttgtaaaatttaatattcaattGCTCTATGTCTCTTAATTTCTGGGAAGGATTGGCTAAATGTTGCTCATTTTGTTTTAGGTTGTTAACTTTTCTTGTATGTACACATGCTCTCTTCTGTTTCTTAGGTCATCTTTTgataaaaaagattaaaaaacaaaaccaaggatctcattttccttgttttatgtgtatgctatATAATGTTTAGTTAGTGCTATTaacaaaatgatgaattgTTCACCACTTCTTGTACGCCACAGTGCTTGTATGGCATTGTACAAAGATAGGTTCCTCAATCTTTCCTATTTCTTCATCTTGATTGCAATGTTCTCATTGGAAGCTCTAGAAGATGGTTCATGTTCATTTGGTCTCTTATTGTACCTGCTTTAAATCTTTACAGGGACAAGATTGCTTTATTTGCAAAAAAGGTGGACACTATGCTAAAGATTGTCCAGAAAAGCAGAAGAGGGGCTCATTGAAATCCCAAATATGTCTAAAATGTGGAGATTCTGGGCATGATATGTTCTCATGCAGGAATGATTATTTAACTGAGGATCTTAAGGTATTTTTGTGACTTTTAAGTCTATTTTCTATATGATTTTTATATCATATTAATCATGAGATATATTGTTTGGAATTATGTTTAAGAGCCctttctaaatttcttttcctgAATCAGGAAATCCAATGCTATGTCTGCAAGAGATTTGGCCATTTATGTTGTGTCAAGTATGTTGATACTAGTCCCCAGGAAGTTTCTTGTTACAGATGTGGTCAATTGGGACATACTGGTATGGTAAGTCTTGTTGCTTGTTTTTAggggtggggtggggtggTGCATTAGCAACTGGATATATGCAAGCAAGGCCTatcgttttgaaatggggcTGGGGATATTATCCAATCAAACAGTGCTAAAATGAACATTTGACGATTTGCTTTGATATGTTCATGTTGCCTATATTGTTGATGATTTACAAGTGGAATTCAtgttatgtgtgtgtgtgtgtgtgtgtttgtgcgtttgtgcatgcatgcatacGCCTATGCATACAGAGATTTTTAAAGATGGTTCTAAGGGCCTGTTTTACAGGACACGtaagatatattttttttttggacgaacTATGGACACGTAAGATAAACCTCAGTATAACTTATATATTATCTTCTGATTGCTTGGGAGGTTTGATATTACCTGGtcgtatttt
Protein-coding regions in this window:
- the LOC18773631 gene encoding protein AIR2, with the protein product MGKREREKAKFDWDEVSEEERNLAEKNPSKSVAERNSSDDDEANEDLSLKIVEKAMLMRAAKLAPDNDVVLGEPSGLVELPSSTSLQEAEVASADLETKTVRKRERKKRIKKTKIEEAVVANEEEKVETANAVDLADAEQLNNVEISDNVVLRKLLRGPRYFDPPNSSWGTCFNCGEEGHAAVNCTIAKRKKPCFVCGSLEHHARDCRKGQDCFICKKGGHYAKDCPEKQKRGSLKSQICLKCGDSGHDMFSCRNDYLTEDLKEIQCYVCKRFGHLCCVKYVDTSPQEVSCYRCGQLGHTGMGCVSLRGGETNDFVSPRLCYKCGEGGHYARACTSFANTHQRFGELSNYSTPILKSHKEKRDYTGFKSAPHDLNKAHKRKQTQYEERGMTTPQKTKHRGGWIMDDPGDFSPRNGKRNSWKSPATPPSGRVHASSSRSSKKMWKVSGSPISQGQSRSFHHRYSASRFSNSSADGIRRNYDWW